A DNA window from Verrucomicrobiota bacterium contains the following coding sequences:
- the smc gene encoding chromosome segregation protein SMC has product MYFKRLEVIGFKSFANKTVIEFEPGVTAIVGPNGCGKSNVSDAIRWVLGEQNPRDLRGKQMEDVIFNGTADEKPMGMAEVSLVMSNAGRLLDVDFEEVRITRRLFRSGESQYLLNKQPCRLKDIQDLLMGTGVGLDAYSHFEQGEIEQLLSAKPEDRRHVFEEAAGILKYKADRKAALRKLEATEENLVRINDIIREVKRQINTLDRQAAKARRHRRLSDELVRYDCAQLLHNRDVFAAELTRLTTEHDRSRSGLRELYTEIETRDGEIDELRAKLAAHEREFEALQTRKLELLRAIDHERNTITLSEQRIADGRNAEVAARGQIESLQRQIDELGRQVEEGTCLLQQQETELRNAEQALIAQEERVAAEAAALGQEEAAVADAARRALELVHREIKITNEIEALDRRLDEAGAASATLHAEQEQLEARRQQLDADQQRRAHDQDELAAEARRGREEEAALRESLQNVAGLLNQDMARRQRLSRELAEVRSQYDLLVEMRANYEGYHHGVKSILRAAAAEMGALPGIYGTAADLLRVPEEFEIAIEAALGGRLQYIAVATGRDAERAIAHLKETGNGRATFLPYDLLRPPAVNAELLHELFERNTGLIAAASEVVGCDERDRVLVAMLLGDTVLVEDFDAALRIAEQKRFPFRLVTRAGEVFSGRGVISGGRAGRPEQGLLSRDTRIAQLEEKAHRLQAEHDTTHGQEQDRAREAGTLEIRREEIARRIRAVDEQLAEQAHELARVTAGREAVEQQLTAVAERLVALEDDATRLSARREEVRIAAAALDQEKRAADEETARRNEAIAQRQAEAAEAHRRLTELKVQVSSLKERTTAAHGRQERTADDIRRRNEEIVACRRQIEAGQGNSERLALEMEEARRRIEEVTQQKAEAERAIEALDERRAEIGNRLGTLEAGLKDKRRTLHDRQEAESGLNAQLTEARVAVERIDERLRNEYKLTHDNPAAERFPPDSNWEEVAARVEELRAKIESLGPVNIYAIEEYERLEERHTFLVKEQEDLINAKESLLKAIAKINRTSRELFRETFNKIRDSFREMFTTLFGGGKADLILDDESDILECGIEIVASPPGKKLQSITLMSGGEKAMTAICLLFSIFRVKPSPFCILDEMDAALDEPNILRFNDTLKEFLLRSQFIIITHNKRTIAMADVLYGITMERSGISKVVSVKFRDALPPAEPAAVEPPAETES; this is encoded by the coding sequence GTGTATTTCAAGCGTCTCGAAGTAATCGGGTTCAAGTCGTTCGCCAACAAGACGGTGATCGAGTTCGAGCCCGGCGTCACTGCCATCGTCGGCCCGAACGGCTGCGGCAAAAGCAACGTCAGCGACGCCATCCGCTGGGTGCTCGGCGAGCAGAACCCGCGCGACCTCCGCGGCAAGCAGATGGAGGACGTGATCTTCAACGGCACGGCCGACGAGAAGCCGATGGGCATGGCCGAGGTCAGCCTCGTGATGTCGAACGCCGGGCGTCTACTCGACGTCGATTTTGAGGAAGTCCGGATCACCCGCCGCCTATTCCGTTCCGGCGAGAGCCAGTACCTGCTCAACAAGCAGCCGTGCCGTCTCAAGGACATCCAGGACCTGCTCATGGGCACCGGCGTCGGCCTCGACGCCTACTCGCACTTCGAGCAGGGCGAGATCGAGCAGCTCCTGAGCGCCAAGCCCGAAGACCGCCGCCACGTCTTCGAAGAAGCCGCCGGCATCCTTAAGTACAAGGCCGACCGCAAGGCCGCCCTGCGCAAGCTCGAGGCGACCGAGGAGAACCTCGTTCGCATCAACGACATCATCCGCGAGGTCAAGCGCCAGATCAACACGCTCGATCGCCAGGCCGCCAAGGCCCGGCGCCACCGCCGGCTCAGCGACGAGCTCGTGCGTTACGACTGCGCCCAGCTCCTCCACAACCGCGACGTGTTCGCCGCCGAGCTCACGCGGCTCACCACCGAGCATGACCGCTCCCGAAGCGGCCTGCGCGAGCTCTATACCGAGATCGAGACGCGCGACGGCGAGATTGACGAGCTGCGCGCCAAGCTCGCCGCGCACGAGCGTGAGTTCGAAGCGCTCCAGACGCGCAAGCTCGAGCTGCTGCGCGCCATTGACCACGAGCGCAACACGATCACGCTGAGCGAACAGCGCATCGCCGACGGGCGCAACGCCGAGGTCGCCGCCCGCGGCCAGATCGAATCGCTCCAGCGGCAGATCGACGAGCTCGGTCGCCAGGTCGAGGAGGGCACGTGCCTGCTCCAGCAGCAGGAGACCGAGCTTCGCAACGCCGAGCAGGCGCTGATCGCCCAGGAAGAGCGCGTGGCTGCCGAGGCCGCTGCGCTCGGGCAGGAAGAGGCCGCCGTGGCTGATGCCGCCCGGCGTGCGCTCGAGCTTGTGCACCGTGAGATCAAGATCACCAACGAGATCGAGGCGCTTGACCGCCGCCTCGACGAGGCCGGCGCCGCGAGTGCCACCCTCCACGCCGAGCAGGAGCAGCTCGAGGCGCGCCGGCAGCAGCTCGACGCCGACCAGCAGCGGCGCGCCCACGATCAGGACGAGCTTGCCGCCGAGGCCCGGCGCGGCCGCGAAGAGGAAGCCGCACTGCGCGAATCGCTTCAGAATGTCGCGGGGCTCCTCAACCAGGACATGGCCCGGCGCCAACGGCTCTCGCGCGAGCTGGCCGAAGTGCGGTCGCAGTACGACCTGCTTGTCGAGATGCGCGCCAACTATGAGGGCTACCACCACGGCGTGAAGAGCATTCTGCGCGCCGCCGCGGCCGAGATGGGCGCCCTGCCCGGCATCTACGGCACCGCGGCCGACCTGCTGCGCGTGCCCGAGGAGTTCGAAATCGCCATCGAGGCAGCGCTTGGCGGCCGCCTCCAGTACATCGCCGTGGCGACGGGCCGCGACGCCGAACGCGCCATCGCCCATCTCAAGGAGACCGGCAACGGCCGCGCCACGTTCCTCCCGTACGACCTGCTCAGGCCGCCGGCTGTCAACGCCGAGCTGCTCCACGAGCTGTTCGAACGGAACACCGGCCTGATCGCGGCGGCGAGCGAAGTCGTCGGGTGCGACGAGCGCGACCGCGTGCTCGTCGCCATGCTTCTGGGCGACACGGTGCTTGTCGAGGATTTCGATGCCGCGCTGCGCATCGCTGAGCAAAAGCGCTTCCCGTTCCGGCTCGTCACGCGCGCCGGCGAGGTCTTCTCCGGCCGCGGCGTGATCAGCGGCGGCCGCGCGGGCCGGCCCGAGCAAGGCCTGCTCTCGCGCGATACGCGCATCGCCCAGCTCGAGGAGAAAGCGCACCGTCTCCAGGCCGAGCACGACACGACGCATGGACAGGAACAGGACCGTGCCCGCGAGGCCGGCACGCTCGAGATCCGGCGCGAGGAGATCGCCCGGCGTATCCGGGCGGTCGACGAGCAACTGGCCGAACAGGCCCATGAGCTCGCCCGTGTGACCGCCGGACGCGAGGCCGTCGAACAACAGCTCACGGCGGTCGCCGAACGGCTCGTCGCGCTTGAGGATGATGCTACTCGTCTCTCGGCCCGCCGGGAGGAGGTCCGCATCGCCGCCGCCGCGCTCGATCAGGAGAAACGCGCCGCCGACGAGGAGACCGCCCGCCGCAACGAGGCCATCGCCCAGCGTCAGGCCGAGGCCGCCGAGGCGCACCGGCGGCTCACGGAGCTCAAAGTGCAGGTTTCGTCGCTCAAGGAGCGCACCACGGCCGCGCACGGTCGCCAGGAGCGCACCGCCGACGACATCCGGCGCCGCAACGAGGAGATCGTCGCGTGCCGCCGGCAGATCGAGGCCGGCCAGGGCAACTCCGAGCGGCTCGCGCTCGAGATGGAAGAGGCCCGCCGCCGTATCGAGGAGGTGACGCAGCAGAAGGCCGAAGCCGAACGCGCGATCGAGGCCCTCGACGAGCGCCGCGCCGAGATCGGCAACCGGCTCGGGACGCTCGAAGCCGGGCTCAAGGACAAGCGTCGCACACTCCACGACCGGCAGGAGGCCGAGTCCGGCCTCAACGCGCAGTTGACCGAGGCGCGTGTCGCCGTCGAGCGCATCGACGAGCGTCTGCGCAACGAGTACAAGCTCACCCACGACAATCCGGCGGCCGAGCGCTTCCCGCCCGATTCGAACTGGGAGGAGGTCGCCGCCCGCGTCGAGGAGTTGCGCGCCAAGATCGAATCGCTCGGCCCCGTCAATATCTACGCCATCGAGGAGTACGAGCGGCTCGAAGAACGCCACACCTTCCTCGTCAAGGAACAGGAAGACCTTATCAATGCGAAGGAGTCGCTGCTCAAGGCCATTGCCAAGATCAACCGCACGAGCCGCGAGCTCTTCCGCGAGACGTTCAACAAGATCCGCGACTCGTTCCGCGAGATGTTCACCACGCTCTTCGGCGGCGGCAAGGCTGACCTCATTCTCGACGATGAAAGCGACATCCTCGAGTGCGGCATCGAGATCGTCGCCAGCCCCCCCGGCAAGAAGCTCCAGAGCATCACGCTCATGAGCGGCGGCGAGAAGGCGATGACGGCCATCTGCCTGCTCTTCTCGATCTTCCGCGTCAAACCGTCGCCGTTCTGCATCCTCGACGAAATGGATGCCGCGCTCGACGAGCCGAACATCTTGCGCTTCAACGACACGCTCAAGGAGTTCCTCCTCCGCTCGCAGTTCATCATCATCACGCACAACAAGCGCACGATCGCCATGGCCGACGTGCTCTACGGCATCACCATGGAGCGCTCCGGCATCTCCAAGGTCGTCTCGGTCAAGTTCCGTGACGCCCTGCCCCCCGCCGAGCCGGCCGCCGTGGAGCCGCCGGCCGAAACGGAATCCTGA
- a CDS encoding MATE family efflux transporter produces the protein MAALLRQIIRPPEDLTKGSILRNVIILSAPVALTQSLTVLFQFVDTVFVGWLPNSASALAAIGFGGQVMFFTSTLLLGLTIGTTAMVARFVGERKPDEAAVTVFNAFVICFVISVVFAAVGIWLSESILWGLGARDEVLKLGTEYLGVLMIAGVAMVLLFQIGSILQGAGDAITPFWLFGGANLVNLVLDPFFIYGSFSIPSLNLGLVHTPAVPLMGLDLGVRGAALATVIGRGTFCVIGVLVLRRGLSRVHVQPRHFRMDLKTIWQLLAIGIPSALQMMIRSASALALVGIVGHSFGKTAVAALTTGGRTVMLALMPGFGVGRAAGTLAGQNLGAGEPQRAVRSAWASVVIYSVFMAVCTLAGLLFPHFFMRMFTPDQAVINTGAVYLRYAAAVYLFAGLAIVLSKSMEGTGYTLIPMLLTFAVLIGAMLPLALILPGALGLGLHGVWMAMAFSNILLAVGTLFFFQLGAWQRRRISIGYPEAVIPAQESLIAPE, from the coding sequence ATGGCAGCGCTCTTACGACAGATCATCCGCCCCCCAGAGGATCTGACGAAGGGGAGCATTCTGCGCAACGTGATCATCTTGTCAGCGCCCGTGGCACTGACTCAGTCGCTCACCGTGCTGTTCCAGTTCGTCGACACCGTGTTCGTCGGCTGGCTGCCGAACAGCGCGAGTGCACTGGCGGCCATCGGGTTCGGCGGGCAGGTGATGTTCTTCACCTCGACATTGCTGTTGGGCCTAACCATCGGCACGACGGCGATGGTCGCGCGCTTCGTGGGCGAGCGGAAGCCGGACGAGGCGGCCGTCACGGTGTTCAACGCCTTCGTGATCTGCTTCGTGATCTCGGTGGTTTTTGCCGCGGTGGGCATCTGGCTTTCGGAGTCGATTCTGTGGGGTCTGGGTGCCCGGGACGAGGTGCTCAAACTGGGCACCGAGTATCTCGGCGTGCTCATGATCGCCGGCGTGGCGATGGTGTTGCTGTTCCAGATCGGCTCGATCCTGCAGGGGGCCGGGGATGCGATCACGCCGTTCTGGCTGTTCGGCGGCGCTAACCTCGTCAACTTGGTTCTCGATCCGTTCTTCATTTACGGCAGCTTCTCGATCCCGTCGCTCAACCTGGGCCTCGTGCACACCCCGGCGGTGCCGCTGATGGGGTTGGATCTGGGCGTGCGCGGCGCGGCGCTGGCCACGGTGATCGGGCGTGGCACCTTCTGTGTTATCGGCGTGCTCGTGCTCAGGCGGGGGCTGTCGCGCGTTCACGTTCAGCCGCGTCATTTCCGTATGGATCTCAAGACCATCTGGCAACTGCTGGCCATCGGCATACCGAGCGCGCTGCAGATGATGATCCGGTCCGCGTCCGCCCTCGCGCTCGTTGGCATTGTCGGGCACAGTTTCGGCAAGACAGCCGTAGCCGCACTGACAACCGGCGGGCGGACGGTGATGCTGGCGCTCATGCCGGGGTTCGGCGTCGGGCGCGCGGCGGGTACGTTGGCCGGGCAGAACCTCGGTGCCGGGGAGCCGCAGCGAGCCGTCCGTTCGGCATGGGCGTCGGTCGTGATCTACAGCGTCTTCATGGCCGTCTGTACGCTTGCCGGACTCCTGTTCCCCCACTTCTTCATGCGGATGTTCACGCCGGACCAGGCGGTCATCAACACGGGCGCCGTGTACCTGCGCTATGCGGCGGCCGTGTACCTGTTCGCCGGGCTCGCCATCGTGCTGTCAAAGTCGATGGAGGGTACGGGCTACACACTAATCCCCATGCTGCTGACGTTCGCCGTGCTGATCGGCGCGATGCTCCCGCTCGCCCTCATCCTGCCCGGCGCGCTTGGCCTCGGCCTGCACGGCGTGTGGATGGCGATGGCCTTCTCCAATATCCTGTTGGCAGTCGGAACGCTGTTCTTCTTCCAGCTCGGTGCATGGCAGCGCAGACGGATCAGCATCGGCTACCCCGAGGCGGTGATCCCGGCGCAGGAGTCGCTCATCGCGCCCGAGTAG